A window of the Oscillospiraceae bacterium genome harbors these coding sequences:
- a CDS encoding DUF308 domain-containing protein, which produces MEPKKKAESKTQKMKDSVFSWTVLVCVSAAYIIGGALLLLFPQISLPALCQAIAILLMIAGTVLILIYFLRKRYLDPGHFEFAGGAACILLGVFSLMRTAEIAFAFSQLLAIAVLADSLIKIQYSTDLLRLQMKKWWIVLLLAGASIALAMTALANPFGDDAKRLTFTYAVLITDGILNIIVVLILRHAHKTYQQRRSAELENTEELDPSELPKPELPKPETEEVPEEK; this is translated from the coding sequence ATGGAACCAAAAAAGAAAGCCGAAAGCAAAACACAGAAAATGAAAGATTCTGTTTTTTCATGGACTGTTTTGGTCTGTGTTTCTGCGGCATATATTATCGGCGGCGCGCTGCTGCTGCTGTTTCCTCAGATTTCACTGCCAGCGCTCTGCCAAGCAATCGCCATTCTGCTGATGATTGCCGGTACAGTGCTGATTTTGATCTATTTTCTGCGCAAGCGCTACCTTGACCCGGGGCACTTTGAGTTTGCAGGTGGTGCCGCCTGCATTCTGCTAGGCGTTTTTTCATTGATGCGCACCGCGGAAATTGCTTTTGCTTTCAGTCAGCTGCTAGCCATTGCTGTTTTGGCAGACAGCTTAATTAAAATTCAGTATTCTACCGATTTACTGCGGCTGCAGATGAAAAAGTGGTGGATTGTTCTGCTGCTGGCCGGGGCAAGCATTGCGCTCGCCATGACAGCGCTGGCAAATCCGTTTGGCGACGACGCCAAGCGCTTGACGTTTACTTATGCAGTACTGATTACCGACGGCATACTGAATATTATTGTCGTATTGATTCTGCGCCATGCACACAAGACCTATCAGCAGCGGCGATCGGCCGAACTAGAGAATACCGAAGAACTGGACCCCAGCGAACTGCCGAAGCCAGAGTTGCCCAAGCCGGAAACAGAAGAAGTACCGGAAGAAAAATAA
- a CDS encoding metal-sensing transcriptional repressor encodes MKADKTSIERLLKTASGQLNGVMKMVEEDRYCIDISNQLQAVTAILKKANREILHAHMRCCVTEAVESGNPDEKIDELLDLMERAAK; translated from the coding sequence ATGAAAGCAGACAAAACTTCCATTGAGCGCCTGCTAAAGACCGCCTCCGGCCAGCTGAACGGCGTCATGAAAATGGTGGAAGAGGACCGCTACTGTATCGATATCAGCAACCAGCTGCAGGCAGTTACGGCAATTCTAAAAAAAGCAAACCGCGAGATTCTGCATGCACATATGCGCTGCTGTGTGACAGAAGCGGTGGAAAGCGGAAACCCGGACGAAAAAATCGATGAGCTTCTAGACTTGATGGAGCGTGCCGCAAAATAA
- a CDS encoding heavy metal translocating P-type ATPase: protein MKQEKFTVTGMTCAACQAHVEKAVNSLAGVEACNVSLLSGMMSVQFDPASVTEKAICAAVKKGGYGARPMGQHSAVEEEISARERAEKERQSMKKRLIASIVFFIPLFYIAMGHMAGLPLPPFLSGMQNAVTYGMVQFLLVLPIIYINRSYFVNGYRSLFQRSPNMDSLIAIGATAAVVYGIFAICRMGSGLAAGDMALAEKYHHDLYFESAGTILTLITVGKYLESRSRGQTTEAVEKLLDLKPQTAVVLRGGAEQEIPAEEVQQGDLVVVRPGEAIPVDGVVTEGNSAVDQSAITGESMPVEKQAGDEVAAATINGTGRFVFRATKVGDDTALAQIIRLVEDAGSSKAPIARLADKIAGVFVPIVMSIAAVTAIVWLCLGYGSEFALRAGIAVLVISCPCALGLATPVAIMVGTGRGAQFGILYKSAEALETAHAVDTVVLDKTGTLTAGRPEVTDLLAQPPFTKKELLQTAAALEQPSEHPLAQAVLREAAAKGIVPAAVTEFQAVPGRGVRAKIGESEYEAGNVGMMRDCGADISPLQKQTEKLAQEGKTPLFLAKGSTLMGLAAAADPIKPSSRAAIQAFQKLGVSVIMLTGDHKQTAEAIRKKLGIDHAVAEVLPQDKEQQVRSLQEAGHKVAMVGDGINDAPALTRADVGIAIGAGTDIAIEAADVVLMKSDPQDAAAAIELSRAVIRNVKENLFWAFFYNTLGIPLAAGVFYPLLGWQLNPMFAAAAMSFSSVFVVTNALRLRFFKPKSIQPVQDTAAQKIKQTENHQTADIRKGEPTMTKTISVEGMMCEHCKAHVENALQGVPGVAKAEVSLEQKQAKVTCSGEVTDKALQKAVKEAGYEPGNVVATK from the coding sequence ATGAAACAGGAAAAGTTTACGGTGACCGGCATGACTTGTGCGGCCTGTCAGGCCCATGTGGAAAAGGCGGTCAATTCCCTTGCGGGAGTAGAGGCGTGCAATGTCAGCCTGCTTTCCGGCATGATGAGCGTACAGTTTGACCCGGCATCAGTCACAGAAAAAGCAATTTGTGCGGCAGTAAAGAAAGGCGGGTACGGGGCACGCCCTATGGGACAGCACAGTGCAGTGGAAGAAGAGATTTCTGCCCGCGAGCGTGCTGAGAAGGAGCGGCAGTCGATGAAAAAGCGGCTGATTGCTTCCATCGTTTTCTTTATACCGCTTTTCTATATTGCGATGGGGCACATGGCAGGCCTGCCGCTGCCGCCGTTCCTTTCTGGTATGCAGAACGCCGTGACTTACGGAATGGTGCAGTTCCTTTTGGTGCTGCCGATTATCTACATTAACCGCAGCTATTTTGTGAATGGCTACCGCTCTTTATTCCAGCGGTCCCCCAATATGGACAGCCTTATTGCAATCGGTGCCACAGCGGCGGTCGTCTACGGTATTTTTGCCATTTGCCGCATGGGCAGCGGGCTTGCCGCCGGCGATATGGCGCTCGCCGAAAAATATCATCATGACCTGTATTTTGAGTCGGCCGGCACAATTCTTACACTGATTACCGTAGGAAAGTACCTTGAGAGCCGCTCTCGCGGTCAGACTACCGAGGCAGTGGAAAAGCTGCTGGATTTAAAGCCGCAGACAGCGGTCGTTTTGCGCGGCGGCGCCGAGCAGGAAATCCCCGCGGAAGAGGTGCAGCAGGGAGATTTGGTTGTGGTGCGCCCGGGAGAGGCAATCCCAGTGGACGGCGTTGTCACCGAGGGGAACTCTGCCGTTGACCAAAGCGCAATCACCGGCGAGAGTATGCCAGTGGAAAAACAGGCCGGCGACGAAGTCGCCGCCGCCACCATCAATGGGACCGGCCGCTTTGTCTTTCGCGCGACAAAGGTTGGGGATGACACCGCTTTGGCGCAGATTATCCGCTTGGTAGAGGACGCCGGCAGCAGCAAAGCTCCTATTGCCAGACTTGCGGACAAGATTGCCGGCGTGTTTGTGCCAATTGTAATGTCGATTGCGGCTGTGACAGCCATTGTCTGGCTCTGCTTAGGGTATGGCAGTGAGTTTGCCCTGCGTGCCGGTATTGCGGTGCTGGTAATTTCTTGCCCCTGTGCACTGGGCCTCGCCACGCCGGTGGCGATTATGGTGGGCACCGGGCGCGGCGCACAGTTTGGCATTCTGTATAAATCCGCTGAAGCGCTGGAAACCGCCCACGCGGTCGACACCGTAGTGCTGGATAAGACCGGTACGTTGACGGCGGGTCGGCCGGAGGTCACTGACTTGCTGGCACAGCCGCCTTTTACCAAAAAGGAATTGCTGCAGACTGCCGCCGCGCTGGAACAGCCCAGTGAGCATCCGCTGGCGCAGGCAGTTCTGCGGGAAGCTGCAGCAAAAGGTATTGTGCCCGCGGCCGTTACGGAATTTCAGGCAGTGCCGGGACGCGGCGTGCGTGCAAAAATCGGCGAAAGCGAGTACGAAGCGGGCAATGTCGGCATGATGCGTGACTGCGGTGCAGATATTTCACCGCTGCAGAAGCAGACGGAAAAATTGGCACAGGAGGGAAAAACACCGCTCTTTTTGGCAAAGGGCAGTACGCTGATGGGCCTGGCTGCGGCAGCCGACCCTATCAAGCCCTCCAGCCGTGCAGCAATACAGGCCTTTCAAAAACTCGGCGTTTCTGTTATTATGCTGACAGGCGACCATAAGCAGACCGCAGAGGCAATCCGCAAAAAGCTCGGCATTGACCACGCTGTGGCAGAGGTTCTTCCGCAGGACAAAGAGCAGCAGGTGCGCTCTTTGCAGGAAGCCGGGCATAAAGTGGCTATGGTGGGTGACGGCATTAATGACGCCCCCGCGCTGACCCGCGCCGATGTCGGTATTGCCATTGGCGCCGGAACGGATATTGCCATTGAGGCGGCGGACGTGGTGCTGATGAAGAGCGACCCGCAGGATGCCGCAGCTGCCATTGAACTTTCGCGCGCGGTTATCCGCAACGTCAAAGAAAACCTTTTCTGGGCTTTCTTTTATAATACGCTGGGCATTCCGTTGGCGGCTGGTGTCTTTTACCCGCTCTTGGGTTGGCAGCTGAATCCTATGTTTGCTGCGGCTGCGATGAGTTTCAGCAGTGTGTTTGTCGTTACCAATGCCCTGCGGCTGCGTTTCTTTAAGCCCAAATCCATACAGCCTGTGCAGGATACCGCTGCACAGAAGATCAAACAGACAGAAAACCACCAGACAGCAGATATTCGGAAAGGGGAACCAACAATGACAAAAACAATTTCTGTAGAAGGTATGATGTGTGAACACTGCAAGGCGCATGTCGAGAACGCATTGCAGGGTGTGCCGGGCGTTGCCAAAGCAGAGGTAAGCCTTGAGCAAAAACAGGCGAAAGTCACCTGCAGCGGTGAAGTAACGGACAAAGCCCTGCAGAAGGCGGTCAAAGAGGCCGGCTATGAGCCGGGAAATGTGGTGGCAACAAAATGA
- a CDS encoding putative ABC transporter permease — MEGENVKAALPQEKAAAPNKMLEYLGMWLLGGGCYCLLEAAWRGWTHWTMFLAGGTLFLLIGLEHGPKDRERSLAGRGMLAGLTITAGEFLTGCVVNLWLHMGVWDYSAQPYNLLGQVSLLASLGWCAVGLLAVLFYDMLVWRLFGEERPHYKFF, encoded by the coding sequence ATGGAAGGGGAAAACGTAAAAGCGGCTTTGCCGCAGGAAAAAGCCGCCGCACCAAATAAAATGCTCGAATACCTTGGCATGTGGCTTTTGGGCGGCGGCTGCTACTGCCTGCTGGAAGCCGCCTGGCGTGGATGGACCCACTGGACCATGTTTTTAGCCGGCGGCACGCTGTTTTTGCTGATTGGTCTGGAGCATGGCCCGAAAGACAGAGAACGGTCCCTGGCAGGCAGGGGAATGCTGGCGGGGCTAACCATTACCGCCGGGGAGTTTTTGACAGGGTGCGTTGTCAACCTTTGGCTACACATGGGTGTATGGGATTACTCTGCACAGCCTTATAACCTTTTGGGGCAGGTGTCGCTGCTGGCCTCTTTGGGCTGGTGTGCAGTCGGGCTCTTGGCAGTGCTGTTTTATGACATGTTGGTTTGGCGGTTGTTTGGGGAAGAGCGGCCGCACTACAAATTTTTTTAG
- a CDS encoding metalloregulator ArsR/SmtB family transcription factor: MPDKNGIERCDFFHVHEDIIKKVEQQMPDEDALYDLAELFKVFGDSTRIKILYVLFESEVCVCDIAQLLKMNQSAISHQLRVLKQSQLVKCRRDGKTVFYSLADDHVRTILGTGMDHLLELNGGQSF, translated from the coding sequence ATGCCGGACAAAAACGGAATTGAACGCTGTGACTTTTTTCATGTGCACGAGGATATTATCAAAAAGGTAGAACAGCAGATGCCAGACGAGGACGCACTATACGACTTAGCAGAGCTGTTTAAGGTCTTTGGAGACAGCACGCGCATCAAAATTCTTTATGTATTATTTGAAAGTGAAGTGTGTGTGTGCGACATTGCTCAGCTCTTAAAGATGAATCAGTCGGCTATTTCGCATCAGTTGCGCGTACTCAAGCAAAGTCAGCTGGTAAAGTGCCGACGTGATGGCAAAACTGTCTTTTATTCTTTGGCAGACGATCATGTACGCACGATTCTTGGCACCGGCATGGACCACCTGCTGGAACTAAACGGCGGCCAGTCCTTTTGA
- the cadA gene encoding cadmium-translocating P-type ATPase, translating into MEKEQKQTLCRILVSAALLIVALLLPVKGPWRLALFLVPYVVIGYDVVWEAIKNIAHGKVFDEHFLMSVATIGALCAGEYAEGIAVMLFYQVGELLEDSAVGHSRKSISALMDIRPDSANLQQSDGSLQVTAPEKVPVGSTIAVKPGERIPLDGTVLQGESTVDTSALTGESVPRRITAGDEALSGCINGSGLLYIRVTKPYGESTVSKVLELVENASSHKAKSEAFITKFARIYTPIVVFAAVILAVLPPLLFHLPFRDWVMRALNFLVVSCPCALVISVPLSFFGGIGGASRCGILIKGSNYMETLAKTGTVVCDKTGTLTKGTFRVTQTVPVPPATKEQLLETAALAESYSSHPIAASLRAAWGQSAAEGRVTDVKEIAGRGVQAQVDGHRVLAGSSALLQEAGLAPKIVSAPGTIVYVASDKTYLGYLIISDEIKENAAEAVAQLKQAGVRHVVMLTGDSKQAAQAVAEKLGIAEVRAELLPGGKVDAVEELLQRKDGSLVFMGDGINDAPVLARADVGVAMGALGSDAAIEAADVVLMDDDPAKLPAAIRISRKTLRIVHENIVFALVIKLIVLILSALGLATMWAAVFADVGVTILAILNASRALRLR; encoded by the coding sequence ATGGAAAAAGAGCAAAAACAAACCCTGTGCCGTATTCTTGTCAGCGCTGCGCTGCTGATAGTGGCTCTGCTGCTGCCGGTGAAAGGCCCGTGGCGGCTGGCACTGTTCCTGGTACCCTATGTAGTCATCGGCTACGATGTTGTGTGGGAGGCCATAAAGAATATTGCCCATGGCAAAGTATTTGACGAGCACTTTTTAATGAGCGTTGCCACCATTGGCGCACTGTGCGCGGGCGAGTACGCCGAGGGCATTGCCGTTATGCTGTTTTATCAGGTTGGCGAACTGCTGGAAGACAGTGCTGTGGGGCATTCCCGCAAAAGCATCAGCGCGCTGATGGACATTCGCCCCGACAGCGCCAACCTGCAGCAAAGCGATGGCTCCCTGCAGGTGACCGCACCGGAAAAAGTACCGGTCGGAAGTACCATTGCCGTAAAGCCCGGTGAACGGATCCCGCTGGACGGTACTGTGCTGCAAGGTGAGAGCACCGTAGACACCTCTGCTCTGACAGGCGAAAGCGTTCCACGCCGCATAACGGCCGGCGACGAAGCCCTGAGTGGATGTATTAACGGCAGCGGCCTTTTGTACATTCGTGTAACAAAACCGTACGGGGAATCGACCGTTTCAAAAGTACTGGAATTGGTGGAAAATGCCAGCAGCCACAAAGCAAAGTCCGAAGCATTTATTACCAAATTTGCGCGCATTTATACGCCGATTGTCGTCTTTGCGGCCGTGATTCTAGCAGTGCTGCCGCCGCTGCTGTTTCATCTGCCGTTTCGGGACTGGGTCATGCGCGCACTAAACTTTCTGGTTGTTTCCTGCCCGTGCGCGCTGGTTATCTCCGTTCCGCTCAGCTTTTTCGGCGGCATCGGCGGCGCCTCGCGCTGCGGCATTTTGATTAAAGGCAGCAACTATATGGAAACCTTAGCGAAAACCGGCACCGTTGTCTGCGACAAGACGGGCACTCTGACAAAGGGAACTTTCCGCGTAACACAGACAGTGCCTGTGCCGCCGGCTACTAAAGAACAGCTGCTGGAAACCGCAGCCCTCGCCGAAAGCTACAGCAGCCACCCGATTGCCGCTTCTCTACGGGCAGCATGGGGACAGTCGGCTGCCGAAGGACGTGTGACAGATGTCAAAGAAATCGCCGGCCGCGGTGTGCAGGCACAGGTAGACGGCCACCGGGTACTGGCGGGCAGCAGCGCCCTGCTGCAGGAGGCAGGCCTTGCGCCCAAAATAGTCTCTGCCCCCGGCACCATTGTGTATGTTGCTTCTGATAAAACCTATTTGGGTTACCTGATTATTTCAGATGAAATCAAAGAAAACGCCGCAGAGGCGGTTGCACAGCTGAAGCAGGCGGGCGTACGCCATGTCGTCATGCTGACCGGCGACAGCAAGCAAGCTGCACAGGCCGTTGCAGAAAAGCTGGGAATTGCGGAAGTGCGTGCAGAGCTTCTGCCCGGCGGCAAGGTCGACGCTGTAGAGGAACTGCTGCAGCGAAAAGATGGCAGCTTGGTGTTTATGGGGGACGGCATCAACGATGCACCTGTGCTGGCCCGCGCGGATGTGGGTGTAGCCATGGGAGCACTGGGCAGCGACGCCGCGATTGAGGCGGCAGACGTTGTTTTAATGGACGACGACCCGGCAAAGCTGCCCGCCGCTATCCGCATTTCGCGCAAGACCCTGCGCATTGTACATGAAAACATTGTCTTTGCGCTTGTCATTAAATTGATTGTGCTGATTCTTTCCGCCCTGGGGCTTGCCACCATGTGGGCGGCGGTCTTCGCCGATGTCGGCGTAACCATTCTCGCTATTTTAAATGCCTCTCGCGCACTGCGTCTGCGCTGA
- a CDS encoding NADH-quinone oxidoreductase subunit L, which produces MALLGLLIGIPALASLVLLVMRDDRKRGIFVKIAAAATAATAIATAITFFGSASTSFRIGSEVFTKTILVLEVVLCAVILWLTFSAKRILIGLLSIVQTALIVWFELTAGDKLHVQKDIVIDRFVIIMIVIVGVIGSTITVYALGYMKDFQKKAGSVPDRRPFFFFVMYLFLAAMFGLVLSNNLLNMYFCWEITSLSSFLLIGYTRTPEAQHNSFRALWMNLLGGAAFALAIVILGIYYGTVEITQMISIGKAGASVVLPACLLVFAGLTKAAQMPFSSWLLGAMVAPTPTSALLHSSTMVKAGVFLIIRISPVLGENQAGIMAMFVGGMTFLFASFAAISQSNGKKVLAYSTISNLGLIVCCAGIGTFEAVWTAIMLVMFHAVAKSLMFLTVGTAEHHVGSRNIESFDGLFSEMPQLAICMAVGICGMFLAPFGMLISKWAAMKAFIDSGHALLLLVLVFGSSATFFFWTKWLGKITAIVPGKRNIEGSVHKEEWFAIKGLAVLTIVVCILFPVLSAQLVVPYLHEVFHTEMQVISNDNLMIMSFMVVLLVVLPLLAFGKSHKKLVNTNLSGENMGDDLTFRGAMDVPVPVSLRNWYMTDWFGEKKMTAIGSAVCIAAIIIEFAALFGGELHV; this is translated from the coding sequence GTGGCTTTACTGGGTCTTTTAATTGGGATACCGGCCTTGGCGTCGCTGGTCCTGCTGGTGATGCGTGACGACCGGAAGCGGGGGATTTTTGTAAAAATTGCTGCGGCAGCCACCGCAGCAACTGCCATTGCGACCGCAATCACTTTTTTTGGCAGCGCCTCAACTTCTTTTCGTATTGGCAGCGAGGTGTTCACTAAAACCATTTTGGTACTAGAAGTGGTTTTGTGTGCGGTCATTTTGTGGCTGACATTTTCGGCAAAGCGCATTCTCATTGGTCTGCTTTCTATCGTGCAGACCGCGCTGATTGTGTGGTTTGAGCTGACAGCCGGGGACAAGCTGCATGTACAAAAAGATATTGTTATAGACCGCTTTGTCATTATTATGATTGTCATTGTCGGTGTTATTGGCAGCACAATCACGGTCTATGCACTGGGGTATATGAAGGATTTTCAGAAGAAAGCGGGCAGTGTACCGGATCGCCGTCCGTTCTTTTTCTTTGTCATGTACCTTTTTTTGGCAGCCATGTTTGGCTTGGTGCTTTCCAACAACCTGCTCAATATGTATTTCTGCTGGGAAATCACCAGCCTGTCGTCTTTCCTTTTGATAGGCTATACGCGTACGCCTGAGGCACAGCACAACTCTTTCCGCGCTTTGTGGATGAACCTGCTGGGCGGGGCGGCGTTTGCACTGGCCATTGTGATTTTGGGTATCTATTACGGTACAGTAGAGATTACCCAAATGATTTCCATAGGCAAGGCAGGCGCCAGTGTGGTGCTGCCGGCCTGTCTGCTGGTTTTTGCGGGCCTGACCAAAGCGGCGCAGATGCCGTTTTCCAGCTGGCTTTTGGGTGCTATGGTCGCGCCTACACCAACCAGCGCGCTGCTGCATTCTTCCACAATGGTCAAGGCGGGCGTATTCCTCATCATTCGCATCAGCCCGGTGCTGGGCGAAAACCAGGCGGGCATTATGGCAATGTTTGTCGGCGGCATGACGTTTTTGTTTGCCTCTTTTGCGGCTATTTCGCAGTCGAACGGCAAAAAAGTTTTGGCGTACTCGACCATTTCTAATCTGGGTCTGATTGTCTGCTGTGCAGGCATTGGTACCTTTGAGGCTGTGTGGACAGCCATTATGCTGGTGATGTTCCACGCGGTGGCAAAGAGCCTGATGTTCCTGACAGTGGGTACGGCAGAGCACCACGTCGGCAGCCGCAATATTGAGAGCTTTGACGGTTTGTTCAGTGAAATGCCGCAGCTGGCTATCTGCATGGCTGTTGGCATTTGCGGCATGTTCCTTGCGCCTTTTGGTATGCTTATTTCCAAGTGGGCCGCAATGAAAGCCTTTATCGATTCGGGCCATGCACTGCTGCTGCTGGTGCTGGTTTTTGGCTCCTCTGCAACGTTCTTTTTCTGGACAAAATGGCTGGGCAAGATTACAGCGATTGTACCCGGCAAACGCAATATAGAAGGTTCTGTACATAAAGAAGAGTGGTTCGCTATTAAGGGCCTTGCAGTCCTGACGATTGTTGTCTGCATCCTGTTCCCTGTGCTTTCTGCACAGCTGGTTGTGCCCTACCTGCATGAGGTATTTCATACGGAAATGCAGGTTATCAGCAACGACAACCTGATGATTATGTCCTTTATGGTGGTGCTGTTGGTTGTGCTGCCGCTGCTTGCTTTTGGTAAAAGCCATAAAAAGCTGGTCAATACCAACCTCAGCGGTGAAAATATGGGCGATGACCTGACTTTCCGCGGTGCCATGGATGTGCCGGTTCCGGTGTCTTTGCGCAACTGGTACATGACCGACTGGTTTGGAGAGAAAAAAATGACAGCGATTGGCAGTGCGGTCTGTATTGCGGCAATCATTATTGAATTTGCAGCTCTGTTTGGGGGTGAGTTGCATGTCTAA
- the recA gene encoding recombinase RecA, whose product MATSKQAANKAAQDAQNKEEALKTALSKIEKQFGKGAVMRLGQNEAMHVEAISTGSLGLDMALGIGGFPRGRIIEIFGPESSGKTTLALHCVAEGQKSGGNAAFIDVEHALDPVYAAALGVDVDSLLVSQPDTGEQALEITEALVRSGAIDVIVIDSVAALVPRAEIEGEMGDSHVGLQARLMSQALRKLAGAISKSNCVAIFINQLREKVGVIYGNPEVTPGGRALKFYASVRVDIRKIETLKNGTEQVGSRTRAKVVKNKIAPPFRTAEFDIMYGEGISHVGEIVDLGAKLDIVEKSGAWFSYNGQRLGQGRENVKKLLLENQELANEIEAKIRANSDKLYAKTISPRAAAARPLQAAAPAKADNAEKKPENTPASPHAPAVNIDIEDDDD is encoded by the coding sequence ATGGCAACTAGCAAACAGGCGGCAAACAAAGCCGCGCAGGACGCACAGAATAAAGAAGAAGCCCTGAAAACGGCCCTCTCTAAAATAGAAAAACAATTTGGCAAAGGCGCCGTAATGCGCCTTGGGCAAAACGAGGCCATGCACGTAGAAGCTATCTCAACCGGCAGCCTTGGGCTGGATATGGCCCTAGGCATTGGCGGCTTTCCGCGCGGACGCATTATTGAAATTTTTGGCCCTGAAAGTTCCGGCAAAACCACCCTTGCTCTACACTGCGTAGCAGAGGGACAAAAGAGCGGCGGCAATGCCGCCTTTATCGATGTGGAACATGCGCTCGACCCGGTCTATGCGGCTGCGCTTGGCGTAGATGTCGACAGCCTTTTGGTCAGTCAGCCAGACACCGGCGAACAGGCGCTGGAAATTACCGAAGCACTGGTGCGCTCTGGCGCAATCGATGTCATTGTTATCGACTCTGTCGCGGCGCTGGTTCCCCGCGCGGAAATTGAGGGCGAAATGGGCGACAGCCACGTGGGCCTGCAGGCACGCCTGATGAGCCAGGCCCTGCGCAAATTGGCCGGCGCCATCAGCAAAAGTAACTGTGTCGCTATCTTTATCAACCAGCTGCGCGAAAAAGTGGGCGTGATTTACGGCAACCCTGAAGTGACCCCCGGCGGGCGCGCCCTGAAGTTTTACGCTTCTGTACGTGTGGATATCCGTAAAATTGAAACTCTGAAAAACGGCACTGAGCAGGTTGGCTCACGCACCCGGGCAAAGGTTGTCAAAAATAAGATTGCGCCGCCGTTCCGTACGGCAGAATTTGATATCATGTATGGTGAGGGCATTTCCCATGTTGGCGAAATTGTGGACCTTGGCGCAAAACTGGATATCGTAGAAAAAAGCGGTGCCTGGTTCTCTTACAATGGACAGCGCCTGGGGCAGGGCCGCGAAAATGTAAAGAAGCTGCTGCTGGAAAATCAGGAACTGGCCAACGAAATTGAAGCAAAAATCCGTGCAAATTCGGATAAACTATATGCAAAGACTATTTCTCCGCGCGCTGCGGCAGCCCGGCCGCTGCAAGCAGCCGCACCCGCAAAAGCAGACAACGCGGAAAAGAAACCGGAAAATACGCCTGCTTCCCCGCATGCCCCTGCTGTAAACATCGACATCGAGGATGACGACGACTAA
- a CDS encoding undecaprenyl-diphosphate phosphatase: MQLLEIIKAIILGIIQGITEWLPVSSTGHMILFDSFWPMDPTAYRGGQKFIDLFLVVIQFGSILAVIALYRHRLNPFSKRKTPQQKKSTWQLWLKVIIGTVPVGIFGLLLDDFLHEHLYNAQVVSIMLILYGVLFIVIENMHHRPRFRTPDEIDRKTSFKIGLFQCLSLIPGTSRSGSTILGASLLGCGRPAAAEFSFFLAIPTMLGASVWEIFKYFKSYGFGFSAMELTVLLVGMVVAFFVSLFAIRAMMRFVKKHSFKPFGWYRIALGALMIIFSLTHVLKVTA, encoded by the coding sequence ATGCAGCTACTGGAAATTATTAAAGCGATTATTCTGGGAATTATCCAGGGCATTACCGAATGGCTGCCCGTGAGCAGCACCGGCCACATGATCCTGTTTGATTCTTTCTGGCCGATGGACCCTACCGCTTACCGCGGCGGACAAAAATTCATTGATCTATTTTTAGTTGTCATTCAGTTTGGTTCTATTCTTGCGGTTATCGCGCTTTACCGCCACCGTCTGAATCCCTTCAGCAAGCGCAAAACACCGCAGCAGAAAAAGAGCACCTGGCAGCTGTGGCTGAAAGTCATTATCGGTACCGTGCCCGTCGGCATTTTTGGTTTGCTGCTCGATGACTTTCTGCACGAACATCTTTACAACGCGCAGGTCGTTTCGATTATGCTCATCCTTTATGGTGTTCTTTTCATCGTAATCGAAAACATGCACCACAGGCCGCGCTTTCGCACACCGGACGAAATTGACCGGAAAACTTCCTTTAAAATTGGTCTGTTTCAGTGCCTGTCGCTGATTCCTGGCACCTCTCGCTCTGGCTCCACGATTTTGGGTGCATCGCTGCTGGGCTGCGGACGCCCCGCTGCCGCTGAATTTTCTTTCTTCCTGGCAATCCCCACCATGCTGGGGGCCAGCGTGTGGGAAATCTTTAAATACTTTAAAAGCTATGGTTTTGGCTTCTCTGCCATGGAGCTGACCGTGCTGTTGGTGGGCATGGTTGTTGCATTCTTTGTCTCGCTCTTTGCCATACGCGCAATGATGCGGTTTGTAAAAAAGCACAGCTTCAAGCCCTTTGGCTGGTACCGCATTGCCTTGGGTGCATTGATGATCATCTTTTCACTGACACACGTCTTAAAAGTAACCGCATAA